The proteins below are encoded in one region of Mycobacterium pseudokansasii:
- the pcaH gene encoding protocatechuate 3,4-dioxygenase subunit beta yields the protein MNAAPQRIASQADITSEINAIAAEYQRAGGAETQPRLDYPPYRGSVLRHPERALLSVDPEEVERRAPCFGERDVGPLDADLTAGHPGEPIGERCIVAGRVLDGAGRPVAGQLVEIWQANAGGRYRHQGDQHPAPLDPNFAGVGRCLTGPDGSYRFVTIKPGPYPWRNHHNAWRPAHIHFSVFGTAFTQRLVTQMYFPGDPFLGLDPIFQSILEPVARQRLLATYDHGLTEPEYATGYRWDIVVSGSCRTCTEDR from the coding sequence GTGAATGCCGCACCGCAGCGCATCGCGTCCCAAGCCGACATCACCTCGGAAATCAATGCCATCGCGGCCGAATACCAGCGCGCCGGCGGGGCAGAGACCCAGCCCCGCCTCGACTATCCGCCGTATCGCGGCAGTGTGTTGCGCCATCCCGAACGCGCCCTGCTGTCCGTCGACCCCGAGGAGGTCGAGCGCCGGGCCCCATGCTTCGGCGAGCGGGATGTCGGGCCCCTCGATGCCGATCTGACGGCAGGTCATCCCGGCGAACCGATCGGGGAGCGCTGCATCGTGGCCGGCCGGGTCCTCGACGGGGCCGGCAGACCGGTGGCGGGCCAGCTGGTGGAGATCTGGCAAGCCAATGCCGGCGGCCGCTATCGCCACCAGGGCGACCAACATCCCGCCCCGCTGGACCCCAATTTTGCCGGCGTAGGCCGCTGCCTCACCGGTCCCGACGGCTCATACCGCTTTGTCACCATCAAGCCCGGCCCCTATCCGTGGCGCAACCATCACAACGCCTGGCGACCCGCGCACATTCACTTCTCGGTCTTCGGGACGGCGTTCACCCAACGCCTGGTCACCCAGATGTACTTCCCGGGCGATCCGTTCCTGGGATTGGATCCGATCTTCCAGTCGATATTGGAACCCGTTGCGCGCCAACGGTTGCTCGCTACCTACGACCATGGCCTCACCGAGCCCGAGTACGCGACCGGCTACCGGTGGGACATCGTGGTGTCGGGCAGCTGCCGGACCTGCACCGAGGACCGCTAG
- a CDS encoding class I SAM-dependent methyltransferase, producing MPGDYVYDQGFAQERTRLAGIESLWDPGTHALLDDLGIGPGWRCLEVGAGGGSLLQWMSGRGATVVAVDIDTRFIESLASDTIDVRRLDIRSDELPRGEFDLVHSRLVLEHLPDRRQIIGRLAATLRPGGWMVIEDYDWTAFGLEGAGAELDRATEAILSFMQRSGFEPHYGRQVVADLAAAGLTEVRGQGRARLIDSATPGFDFFRLSFESLRDAVVDAGLISPEDADAAAARFGEDVRVFTPIMMAGIGRR from the coding sequence ATGCCGGGTGACTACGTCTACGACCAGGGCTTCGCACAGGAACGGACCCGGTTGGCCGGCATCGAAAGCCTGTGGGACCCCGGGACGCATGCCTTGTTGGACGACCTCGGTATCGGCCCTGGCTGGAGGTGTCTGGAAGTCGGCGCCGGCGGCGGCTCGCTGCTGCAGTGGATGAGCGGCCGCGGCGCCACGGTGGTAGCCGTCGACATCGATACCCGCTTCATCGAATCACTGGCCAGTGACACGATCGACGTCCGCCGCCTCGACATCAGGAGCGACGAGCTTCCCCGGGGTGAGTTCGACTTGGTGCATTCCCGGCTGGTCCTCGAACACCTGCCCGACCGCCGGCAGATCATCGGCCGCCTGGCGGCGACGCTACGCCCCGGCGGGTGGATGGTCATCGAGGACTACGACTGGACCGCCTTCGGCTTAGAGGGAGCTGGCGCAGAACTCGACCGGGCAACCGAGGCGATCCTGTCCTTCATGCAGCGCTCCGGCTTCGAACCGCATTACGGCCGCCAGGTCGTCGCCGACCTGGCCGCCGCCGGGCTCACCGAGGTCCGCGGTCAGGGCCGTGCTCGGCTAATCGATTCCGCTACACCGGGTTTCGACTTCTTTAGGTTGTCCTTCGAGAGCCTGCGCGACGCCGTCGTCGATGCGGGGCTCATTTCCCCCGAGGATGCCGACGCGGCCGCGGCACGCTTCGGCGAGGACGTCCGCGTCTTCACCCCGATCATGATGGCCGGAATCGGCCGCCGGTAA
- a CDS encoding hemerythrin domain-containing protein has translation MNAYEVLKEHHVVIKGLGRKISEAPVNSEERYSLFDDLLIELDIHFRIEDDLYYPALSAATKLIAVAHAEHRQVIDQLAVLLRTPQSAPGYEDEWNSFKTVLEAHADEEERDMIPAPPEVKITDAELEELGDKMAARMEQYRGSALYKLRTKGRAALVRSL, from the coding sequence ATGAACGCTTACGAAGTGCTCAAAGAACACCACGTGGTAATCAAGGGGCTCGGCCGCAAGATCAGCGAGGCGCCGGTGAACAGCGAAGAGCGCTATAGCCTGTTCGACGACTTGCTGATCGAGCTGGACATCCACTTCCGCATCGAGGACGACCTCTATTACCCGGCGCTGTCAGCGGCCACCAAGCTGATCGCGGTGGCGCACGCCGAGCATCGCCAGGTGATCGATCAGCTGGCGGTACTGTTGCGCACGCCCCAGAGCGCACCCGGGTACGAAGACGAATGGAACTCCTTCAAGACCGTCCTCGAAGCACACGCCGACGAGGAGGAACGCGACATGATCCCCGCTCCTCCCGAGGTGAAGATCACCGATGCCGAACTCGAGGAACTGGGCGACAAGATGGCCGCACGCATGGAGCAATACCGCGGATCTGCCCTGTACAAGCTTCGTACCAAGGGCAGGGCCGCGCTGGTCCGAAGCCTGTAG
- a CDS encoding Rieske 2Fe-2S domain-containing protein → MVERPRDRQPHKFGSRVLAAIGRQEWLDRPSYRLEHLISFGFNALGGARDRVTNALNGVWLGHPVHPPLTSFASGALGTTVALDALSVLPGRPASEVLDASRFASRALGLGIAASVGSAVTGIADWQHTHEEDRRVGLVHGLVNTVATALYVMSWVDRRRGHHLRGIAASALGYAITVGGAYLGGALVFESGIGIDQSGGRLRTTEWTPVLPASSLNGKPVRVEVDGVGLVVCQTKPGEVSAFGEFCPHLAAPMADGWIDRGRLVCPWHGSRFALESGEVLRGPSAAPLPCYEARLVDGMVEVRGDGHEGLPASEGIAK, encoded by the coding sequence ATGGTGGAGCGGCCTCGAGATCGGCAGCCGCATAAATTCGGATCGCGGGTGCTGGCTGCAATTGGGCGCCAAGAGTGGCTGGATCGGCCCAGCTACCGGCTGGAGCACCTGATCAGCTTCGGTTTCAACGCGCTTGGCGGGGCACGTGACCGCGTCACCAACGCCTTGAACGGCGTATGGCTGGGGCATCCGGTGCATCCGCCGCTGACCTCGTTTGCCAGTGGAGCGCTCGGCACCACGGTGGCCCTGGACGCCCTCAGCGTGCTGCCCGGCCGGCCTGCCTCGGAGGTGCTGGACGCATCACGGTTTGCTAGCCGCGCACTGGGGTTGGGTATTGCGGCAAGCGTCGGCTCGGCTGTCACCGGGATTGCCGACTGGCAGCACACCCACGAAGAGGACCGCCGGGTCGGGCTGGTGCACGGTTTGGTGAACACGGTTGCGACCGCCCTGTACGTGATGTCGTGGGTGGACCGCCGCCGCGGCCACCACCTTCGCGGGATCGCAGCCAGCGCGCTGGGCTACGCCATCACCGTCGGCGGCGCCTATCTCGGCGGGGCGCTGGTGTTCGAGTCCGGCATCGGGATCGACCAGTCGGGCGGGCGGCTGCGCACCACAGAGTGGACACCGGTATTGCCCGCGAGCTCGTTGAACGGCAAGCCGGTTCGCGTCGAGGTCGACGGAGTGGGGCTGGTGGTGTGCCAAACCAAGCCGGGCGAGGTGTCGGCGTTCGGTGAGTTCTGCCCGCACCTGGCCGCACCGATGGCCGACGGCTGGATCGATCGCGGCCGGCTGGTGTGCCCGTGGCACGGCTCCCGGTTCGCGCTGGAGTCAGGTGAGGTGTTGCGCGGACCGTCGGCGGCTCCGCTGCCGTGTTATGAGGCCCGCCTGGTCGACGGAATGGTGGAAGTGCGTGGCGACGGCCATGAAGGTCTCCCCGCGTCGGAAGGGATTGCGAAATGA
- a CDS encoding IS1380 family transposase yields the protein MGKSRSCYPSLALDGRATGVVSHAGAVVLLRAAERVRLTGALSGALAPWRKPLASHDPGKIVLDVAIALALGGDCLADVGLLRAEPGVFGTVASDPTVSRLITSLAADAPKALAAIGSARAAARAAAWAAAGQASPGHGIDADHPLIIDLDATLVTAHSEKEKAAPTFKRGFGFHPLCAFVDHGSAGTGESLAILLRAGNAGSNTAADHKTVLACALEQLPFQVGYRVGKKVLVRTDAAGATHEFLNYLSARRLSYSLGFALTETMATGIDAIPQTAWTPAYDADGQVRDGAWVTEATGVVDLSDWPAGMRLIVRKERPHPGAQLRFTDRDGLRLTAFVTNTTRGQLPDLELRHRRRARCEDRIRVAKDTGLANLPLHGFDQNRIWCALVQLAMELTAWCQMLAFEEHPARRWEPKRLRLRLFSIAGRLARHARRTRLRLAAHAPWADVLTTALARLQPG from the coding sequence GTGGGCAAGTCTAGGTCGTGTTACCCGTCGTTGGCGTTGGATGGTCGTGCAACCGGTGTCGTGTCGCATGCTGGTGCGGTTGTGCTGCTGCGTGCCGCCGAGCGGGTGAGGCTGACCGGGGCGTTGTCGGGCGCGTTGGCGCCGTGGCGTAAACCGCTGGCCAGCCACGACCCCGGCAAGATCGTGCTCGATGTGGCTATCGCGCTGGCGCTCGGTGGGGACTGCCTGGCTGATGTCGGCCTGCTGCGCGCCGAACCCGGGGTGTTCGGTACGGTCGCATCCGATCCCACCGTGTCGAGGTTGATCACTTCGTTGGCCGCAGATGCCCCGAAAGCGTTGGCGGCCATCGGCTCTGCGCGGGCCGCCGCACGTGCCGCGGCGTGGGCGGCTGCTGGACAGGCCTCGCCGGGTCATGGGATCGATGCCGATCACCCGTTGATCATCGATTTGGATGCGACCCTGGTCACCGCGCACTCGGAGAAGGAGAAAGCCGCACCAACATTCAAGCGTGGCTTTGGGTTTCACCCGTTGTGTGCGTTCGTCGATCACGGCAGTGCGGGAACGGGGGAGTCGCTGGCGATCTTGCTGCGGGCCGGCAATGCCGGCTCTAACACCGCCGCCGACCACAAAACGGTCCTCGCGTGCGCGCTGGAGCAATTGCCCTTTCAGGTCGGCTATCGGGTCGGCAAGAAAGTTCTGGTGCGCACCGACGCCGCCGGGGCCACCCACGAATTCCTCAACTACCTGAGCGCGCGCCGGCTGTCCTACTCGCTGGGATTTGCCCTCACCGAGACGATGGCCACCGGCATCGACGCGATTCCCCAGACGGCGTGGACCCCGGCCTACGACGCTGATGGGCAGGTCCGTGACGGGGCGTGGGTCACCGAGGCAACCGGGGTCGTTGACCTGTCGGACTGGCCCGCGGGGATGCGGCTGATCGTGCGCAAAGAACGCCCTCATCCGGGCGCCCAGCTACGTTTCACCGACCGCGACGGGTTACGGCTGACCGCGTTCGTCACCAACACCACCCGTGGGCAGCTGCCCGATCTCGAACTGCGCCATCGCCGCCGCGCCCGCTGCGAAGACCGCATCCGGGTCGCCAAAGACACCGGCCTGGCCAACCTCCCCCTGCACGGATTCGACCAAAACCGGATCTGGTGCGCATTGGTGCAGCTGGCCATGGAGCTGACCGCCTGGTGCCAAATGCTGGCCTTCGAGGAGCACCCGGCGCGGCGCTGGGAACCCAAACGACTACGGCTGCGGCTGTTTTCGATCGCCGGCCGCCTGGCCCGCCACGCCCGCCGAACCCGGCTGCGCCTCGCCGCGCACGCACCCTGGGCCGACGTGTTGACCACCGCGTTGGCCCGCCTGCAACCCGGCTGA
- the pcaG gene encoding protocatechuate 3,4-dioxygenase subunit alpha, with product MAELACTPGQTVGPFFGIALSYPGDSQLVADGHPDAVRLYGTVYDGAGAGVPDALLELWQADGDGRISRQAGSLRRAGAGLAEFTGFGRAATDADGHYRFTTVAPGSVDGRAPFFVIAVFARGLLHRLFTRAYLPSPDLDDDQLLARVDLLRRATLLCVDENDSGRVGYRFDIHLQGRSETVFLTYRDDMR from the coding sequence ATGGCTGAATTGGCCTGCACCCCAGGGCAAACCGTCGGGCCGTTCTTCGGCATCGCGTTGTCGTATCCCGGCGACAGCCAGCTGGTCGCCGATGGGCATCCCGACGCTGTCAGGTTATACGGCACGGTCTACGACGGCGCCGGCGCCGGTGTTCCCGACGCCCTGCTCGAACTCTGGCAGGCCGACGGCGACGGTCGCATTTCACGACAGGCAGGCTCGTTACGGCGCGCGGGTGCCGGGTTGGCAGAGTTCACCGGATTCGGCCGGGCCGCGACCGACGCGGACGGACATTACCGGTTCACCACCGTGGCACCCGGCTCGGTCGACGGCCGGGCGCCGTTTTTCGTGATCGCCGTCTTCGCCCGGGGCTTGTTGCACCGGCTGTTCACCCGCGCCTACCTGCCGTCTCCTGATCTGGACGACGATCAGCTGTTGGCCCGAGTCGACCTACTGCGGCGCGCCACACTGCTGTGCGTCGACGAGAATGATTCGGGCCGTGTCGGATACCGGTTCGACATCCATCTGCAGGGCCGTTCCGAAACCGTGTTCCTGACGTACCGAGATGACATGCGATGA
- a CDS encoding colicin immunity domain-containing protein, with protein sequence MFREDASVERMTAKYQELISRFINRGISAPEFQSLYVTVFKDDGDQVSGAEFKILDRLFADVDDYTADPELRETAGGLDDEQLRTCAREAYRKLYES encoded by the coding sequence ATGTTTCGTGAAGACGCATCGGTCGAGCGTATGACCGCAAAATATCAAGAGCTGATATCAAGGTTCATCAATCGTGGAATATCTGCTCCGGAGTTTCAATCCTTATACGTTACGGTATTCAAGGACGACGGAGATCAAGTTTCTGGCGCTGAATTCAAGATACTCGACAGATTGTTCGCCGATGTCGATGACTATACCGCCGATCCCGAGTTACGGGAGACGGCGGGTGGTTTAGATGATGAACAATTGCGTACCTGTGCGCGTGAAGCCTACCGAAAGCTGTACGAGAGTTAG
- a CDS encoding lyase family protein has protein sequence MTNLLWPGDQRAGDYLSDESLLRSMVAVESAWLGALADAGLAPIDRAGADLFHLVGEHDCELLAVTAEDGGNPVIGLVSLLRDRALPVVAPWIHRGLTSQDVLDTSLMLGMRSVADHVTTQLAHQITTLSALARAHRGTPTVARTLTQHAAPTTFGAKAAVWLNGVVDAYRRLGALVTPAQFGGAVGTWSATTELASLLTATAEPAELAERVVRSAATTLGLRVRPPWHTTRTPVTAAGDALVGCTDCWGRIAADVVTMVRPEIAELGEPASGPRGGSSSMPHKRNPVLSILIRRAAMAAPHLAATLHTAAALANDERPDGSWHVEWDTLRTLARRTVVAGSHCGELLAGLDVHTARMAQNLSTADVVGEQRVIAELAGTHVSPSYLGAVDRLIDQSLQRAQRALSEYS, from the coding sequence ATGACCAACCTGTTGTGGCCCGGCGACCAGCGGGCCGGCGACTACCTGAGCGACGAGTCGCTACTGCGGTCGATGGTGGCGGTGGAATCCGCCTGGCTGGGGGCACTGGCCGACGCCGGACTGGCGCCCATCGACCGGGCCGGGGCGGACCTGTTCCACCTGGTGGGCGAGCACGACTGCGAGCTGCTTGCGGTCACCGCCGAGGACGGCGGGAACCCGGTCATCGGGTTGGTGTCGCTGCTGCGAGATCGCGCCCTGCCGGTCGTTGCGCCGTGGATCCACCGCGGGCTGACCAGCCAGGATGTCCTCGACACCAGCCTGATGCTGGGAATGCGTTCCGTCGCCGACCACGTGACAACGCAATTGGCGCACCAGATTACGACGCTGTCGGCGCTGGCCAGGGCGCATCGGGGCACACCGACGGTGGCGCGCACCCTGACCCAACACGCGGCGCCCACGACGTTCGGCGCCAAGGCCGCGGTCTGGCTCAACGGCGTCGTCGACGCCTATCGGCGGCTCGGTGCTCTGGTCACCCCGGCTCAGTTCGGCGGTGCTGTCGGAACCTGGTCGGCCACGACCGAATTGGCCTCTCTACTCACCGCCACGGCAGAGCCGGCAGAATTAGCGGAGCGTGTGGTACGCAGTGCCGCAACCACTTTGGGGCTTCGGGTGCGGCCACCGTGGCACACCACCCGGACGCCGGTCACCGCCGCCGGTGACGCTCTGGTCGGGTGCACCGACTGCTGGGGCCGGATCGCCGCCGACGTCGTCACGATGGTTCGCCCTGAGATCGCCGAACTGGGCGAGCCCGCCAGCGGACCACGTGGCGGATCGTCGTCGATGCCGCACAAACGCAACCCGGTGCTGTCCATCCTGATCCGCCGGGCCGCCATGGCCGCGCCGCATTTGGCCGCTACCCTGCACACCGCCGCGGCACTGGCCAACGATGAACGTCCCGATGGCTCTTGGCATGTCGAATGGGATACCCTGCGGACCCTGGCCCGGCGTACCGTGGTCGCGGGCTCGCACTGCGGCGAGCTGCTGGCCGGACTCGACGTCCACACCGCACGAATGGCCCAAAACCTCAGCACCGCAGATGTTGTCGGCGAACAGCGGGTGATCGCGGAATTAGCCGGAACGCACGTGTCGCCAAGCTACCTCGGAGCCGTCGACCGGTTGATCGACCAGAGCCTGCAGCGTGCGCAACGGGCGTTGAGCGAATACTCGTGA